The Paenibacillus tianjinensis genome has a window encoding:
- a CDS encoding ABC transporter permease: MKRYLEVYKQCMYSAIQAAAAYRMNFIISSLITLAGNILFPLVTLLIYRAGTSFPGWSLYEVLLIQSVFTISSGLSSLIFGGVLWTTMSHIREGSFEVILLKPLNPLFFIIATTFSTDSIGLFLGGVALFIFSVIQAGAIPLLFWLQFIGLFIAGTAVLAGLSLMMAAMSFKWVGNSRISELADSVLNIGKYPLPIFPKAVQAAATMIIPVGMVGFLPASALLGRVQARDFIAVLPCLLFLAAGVWVYRHMIRLYEGVGG; this comes from the coding sequence ATGAAACGGTATCTCGAGGTTTATAAGCAATGCATGTATTCCGCTATACAGGCAGCTGCAGCCTATCGCATGAATTTCATCATCAGCAGTTTGATCACACTTGCCGGTAATATTCTGTTTCCGCTGGTGACTCTGCTTATTTACCGGGCAGGCACCAGCTTTCCCGGCTGGAGCTTATATGAGGTACTGCTGATCCAGTCTGTATTCACCATATCCAGCGGCCTCTCGAGCCTTATTTTTGGCGGTGTACTCTGGACCACCATGTCCCATATCCGCGAGGGAAGCTTCGAGGTGATTCTGCTGAAGCCGCTGAATCCGTTGTTTTTTATTATCGCTACTACATTTTCTACCGATAGTATCGGCCTGTTTCTGGGCGGTGTTGCGTTATTCATCTTCTCTGTTATCCAGGCAGGTGCGATTCCACTCCTCTTCTGGCTTCAATTTATCGGACTGTTCATCGCCGGGACGGCGGTCCTTGCAGGCTTATCGCTGATGATGGCAGCGATGTCCTTCAAATGGGTGGGCAATTCGAGAATATCCGAGCTTGCGGACAGCGTGCTGAATATCGGAAAGTATCCCTTGCCTATTTTTCCGAAGGCTGTGCAGGCTGCAGCTACGATGATCATTCCTGTGGGAATGGTGGGCTTCCTCCCCGCTTCCGCGCTGCTTGGCCGGGTGCAGGCTAGGGATTTCATAGCAGTATTGCCCTGCTTGTTATTCCTGGCGGCAGGGGTATGGGTGTACCGGCATATGATCAGATTGTACGAGGGGGTAGGCGGATAA
- a CDS encoding ABC transporter permease, whose amino-acid sequence MNSLKYNWQICRTVAGVTYKEWSAYRTHSMVSIIVGPVYFMVQYFIWTAVYGDHSSLGGFSLPQMIRYFGATALIGYLIMDFADWNLSMLVRTGKFLTFHLRPIHHRSFALFQKIGHRSLGFLFEFLPCLLIFIFIFGVDMRPASFPWTILSVLLAFMMNFYVNYTIGLTSFWLVQSNGIRSAFMLVSGIFSGALIPLDFFPHWLQVTQFFLPFQYIAYMPAMVFTGHYSLGGLELSIQQAVGVQAVAVFITFGFNELIRRLAMKQFTAVGA is encoded by the coding sequence ATGAACAGCTTAAAATACAATTGGCAGATTTGCCGGACGGTGGCGGGTGTAACCTATAAAGAATGGAGTGCCTACCGCACTCATTCCATGGTGTCCATTATCGTCGGCCCTGTATACTTTATGGTGCAATATTTTATCTGGACGGCGGTATATGGAGACCATTCTTCGCTTGGTGGGTTCTCGCTTCCCCAGATGATCCGGTACTTCGGTGCTACTGCGCTGATCGGGTACCTGATTATGGATTTTGCCGATTGGAACTTATCCATGCTTGTGCGCACCGGTAAGTTCCTGACCTTTCATTTGCGGCCGATTCATCACCGTTCTTTCGCTTTATTTCAAAAAATCGGACACCGGTCGCTGGGCTTCCTGTTCGAATTTCTGCCCTGCCTGTTGATCTTTATTTTTATTTTTGGTGTCGATATGAGGCCGGCGAGCTTTCCCTGGACGATTCTAAGTGTGCTGCTTGCCTTTATGATGAATTTTTATGTAAATTACACGATTGGCCTGACATCCTTTTGGCTTGTCCAATCCAATGGAATCCGTAGCGCTTTTATGCTGGTATCGGGCATTTTTTCAGGTGCGCTAATTCCGCTGGATTTTTTTCCGCACTGGCTTCAGGTGACCCAGTTCTTCCTGCCGTTTCAATATATCGCTTATATGCCCGCAATGGTATTCACCGGACATTATTCGCTTGGAGGCCTAGAGCTTTCCATTCAGCAGGCAGTGGGTGTGCAGGCAGTTGCAGTGTTCATTACCTTCGGATTCAACGAGCTGATCCGTCGTCTGGCAATGAAGCAATTTACTGCTGTCGGCGCGTGA
- a CDS encoding serine hydrolase domain-containing protein has protein sequence MLQIPGVTDCSPAEVGYDASRIGVLNAHFQKLIEDNKLQSASYCASRYGKTFMHGAIGPLSFREDQPEPLLPTTVHNIASITKAVTSVAVAKLVEDGMIRFNTPLGDILEPFKVAPFDKIDIYSLLTHTSGMFPDCAESLVPYHKSYWQVIDEYFENYKPEDGEPDWIKAALSCGLNKQTGEEWQYCSFGFCLLGEVIKKVTGITAEQYIEEQILKPLGMKDTAWELTPELARRAIIRNERYEKRLNDIIDGKQPEYSQAEKLWDTVSRTGGGLISTPADLIRFANMLLGMGTLEGTRIIGRKAVEKITTRTLYGIPDHCWGANESDRSYGIGLDMRRGPAYLYSETTYFHEGAGACCMVIDPTEQLAAVWFVPFIGDNWYVEGLYNVTNIIWSGLT, from the coding sequence ATGCTGCAAATTCCAGGCGTTACCGACTGTTCACCGGCAGAGGTGGGGTATGACGCTTCAAGAATCGGCGTGTTGAACGCCCATTTTCAGAAACTGATTGAAGACAATAAGCTCCAGTCTGCATCCTATTGTGCCTCAAGGTACGGAAAGACATTTATGCACGGTGCTATTGGTCCCCTGTCATTTCGTGAAGACCAGCCGGAGCCGCTGTTACCGACAACCGTACATAATATTGCATCGATCACCAAGGCCGTTACCTCTGTTGCAGTCGCGAAACTTGTTGAGGACGGAATGATCCGGTTTAACACCCCACTAGGTGATATACTTGAACCTTTTAAGGTAGCTCCTTTTGACAAAATCGATATTTACAGCCTTCTGACCCATACCTCGGGGATGTTTCCCGACTGTGCGGAGAGCCTGGTTCCCTATCATAAGTCTTATTGGCAGGTAATCGATGAATATTTTGAAAATTATAAGCCTGAGGACGGTGAGCCAGACTGGATCAAAGCTGCGCTGAGCTGCGGCCTAAATAAACAAACTGGTGAGGAATGGCAATACTGCTCATTCGGCTTTTGCCTGCTCGGAGAAGTGATCAAAAAAGTGACCGGGATAACCGCTGAACAGTATATTGAAGAGCAAATCCTGAAGCCTCTGGGTATGAAAGATACGGCTTGGGAACTGACTCCTGAATTGGCCAGACGGGCCATTATCAGAAACGAGCGGTACGAAAAGCGCTTGAATGATATCATCGACGGTAAGCAGCCTGAATACTCGCAGGCGGAAAAGCTGTGGGATACCGTATCCAGAACCGGCGGCGGCCTTATCTCCACTCCAGCCGACCTCATCCGGTTCGCCAACATGCTTTTGGGAATGGGGACACTTGAGGGGACACGTATTATTGGTCGTAAAGCTGTCGAAAAAATCACGACCCGCACCCTGTACGGAATTCCTGATCACTGCTGGGGAGCAAATGAAAGTGACCGGAGCTATGGCATTGGACTGGATATGCGGAGAGGTCCCGCTTACCTCTATTCAGAAACCACTTATTTTCATGAAGGTGCAGGGGCCTGCTGTATGGTCATAGACCCCACAGAGCAGCTTGCCGCTGTATGGTTTGTACCGTTTATCGGTGATAACTGGTACGTAGAGGGATTATATAATGTAACCAATATTATTTGGTCTGGGCTTACTTAA
- a CDS encoding APC family permease — protein sequence MNTTKPLKKTVTFFEALAIVVGMIIGSGIFLKPGIVLNNAGTPWMSILAWGVGGIITLASALSVAEIAAAIPRSGGLYTYLGELYGGVFGYLLGWVQAVISYPASVAALAIAFATYSGYFLPMNDWQQKLLAVLILAFILIMNVIATKFGGIIQTVATVGKLIPVAGIIGVGLFSNLAPGFGGIGASAAGTGFGVAVLGTLWAYDGWIGVTNMAGEIKDPVKTLPKVISIGVMFVIAVYVLFNIAIFKVLPYDQIVSSKTPGADAAEALFGSGGGAFITAGIIVSVLGALNGYLMTAARVPQVMGEQNQIPFSRVLRSIHPRFQTPANALIFQSVLAVIYIFSGTFDTLTDLLVFVLWIFFTMGVFGVFILRKKMPAEKGRYRVPLYPVTPIIGVAGGLYILGSTIVSDPLRSLIGIGITLAGLPVYYALSRKNQ from the coding sequence ATGAATACTACTAAGCCGCTGAAAAAAACTGTAACCTTCTTTGAAGCTTTAGCCATTGTTGTAGGAATGATTATCGGGTCAGGGATTTTTCTGAAGCCCGGTATTGTGCTGAATAATGCCGGTACACCATGGATGAGTATCTTGGCCTGGGGGGTGGGGGGGATCATTACCCTGGCTTCTGCGCTGAGTGTAGCGGAAATTGCAGCCGCTATTCCCAGATCCGGCGGTCTGTACACTTATTTGGGTGAACTTTATGGAGGCGTGTTTGGATACCTGCTGGGGTGGGTGCAGGCTGTAATCTCTTATCCTGCTTCAGTAGCAGCACTTGCGATTGCCTTTGCTACCTATTCGGGCTACTTTTTGCCGATGAATGACTGGCAGCAGAAGCTGCTGGCGGTTTTGATTCTGGCTTTTATCCTCATCATGAACGTCATTGCCACCAAATTCGGAGGAATCATCCAGACTGTTGCGACTGTTGGCAAGCTGATTCCGGTGGCGGGTATCATCGGTGTGGGTCTCTTCTCGAATTTGGCTCCCGGTTTTGGGGGGATTGGGGCATCAGCAGCGGGTACGGGTTTTGGGGTGGCGGTTCTGGGTACGCTATGGGCATATGACGGCTGGATCGGGGTGACCAATATGGCGGGAGAAATCAAAGATCCGGTTAAGACACTGCCAAAAGTCATTTCAATCGGGGTTATGTTTGTTATTGCAGTATATGTCCTGTTCAATATTGCAATTTTCAAGGTGCTGCCCTACGATCAGATTGTTTCTTCCAAGACTCCGGGAGCTGACGCGGCTGAGGCGTTATTCGGAAGCGGCGGCGGGGCTTTTATTACGGCAGGAATTATCGTGTCGGTACTTGGTGCGCTGAACGGGTACTTAATGACCGCTGCGCGGGTGCCTCAGGTAATGGGGGAGCAGAATCAGATTCCTTTTTCCCGTGTACTCCGCAGCATCCATCCCAGGTTCCAGACTCCGGCCAACGCGCTTATTTTTCAGAGTGTGCTGGCGGTGATCTATATTTTCTCGGGAACCTTTGACACCCTAACGGACTTGCTGGTATTTGTGTTATGGATTTTCTTTACCATGGGTGTGTTTGGTGTATTCATCTTGCGTAAGAAGATGCCGGCTGAGAAGGGGCGTTACCGTGTGCCGCTCTACCCGGTTACTCCGATCATCGGAGTGGCAGGCGGGCTCTATATTCTGGGCAGCACGATTGTCAGTGACCCGCTGCGCTCTCTTATTGGAATAGGGATTACCCTGGCCGGACTCCCGGTCTACTATGCTCTTTCGCGCAAAAACCAGTAA
- a CDS encoding VOC family protein produces MILKLNWFTLRVRDLEASLHFYHRILGLPIERRFESRGRQIVMLGTEGQPKIELIQGTEQALKPECGVSVGFEVASLDRAIEELNSQGIPVARGPVSPNPSLQFFYVLDPDGFEVQIAEHS; encoded by the coding sequence ATGATTTTAAAACTAAATTGGTTCACGCTTCGGGTACGCGATCTGGAGGCTTCTCTTCATTTTTATCACCGGATCTTGGGACTACCCATTGAACGCAGATTTGAGAGCAGAGGAAGACAGATTGTGATGTTAGGGACAGAGGGACAGCCCAAGATCGAGCTGATTCAGGGAACCGAACAGGCTCTGAAGCCGGAATGCGGAGTGTCCGTCGGGTTCGAAGTAGCATCTCTGGACCGGGCAATCGAAGAATTGAATAGCCAGGGCATCCCCGTAGCGCGCGGACCCGTTTCACCGAATCCCAGCCTGCAGTTCTTTTATGTGCTGGACCCGGACGGCTTCGAGGTGCAGATCGCAGAGCATAGCTAG
- a CDS encoding transposase: MGEMRKTYDEKFKKKTVDLYLKKGLGYKNVAREMGINESLVRRWVRHFEAEGLKGLEEKRGKAKGLGMGRPRTRPEDPEVKLKRLEAENEMLKKLLQM; encoded by the coding sequence ATGGGCGAAATGAGAAAAACATACGATGAGAAGTTTAAGAAAAAAACAGTTGACCTTTATCTCAAAAAGGGCCTTGGATATAAAAATGTAGCACGAGAAATGGGAATAAACGAGTCCTTAGTTCGGCGATGGGTGAGGCATTTTGAGGCGGAGGGATTGAAGGGACTTGAAGAAAAACGGGGTAAAGCGAAAGGACTAGGCATGGGCAGACCCCGAACACGTCCCGAAGACCCAGAGGTCAAGCTTAAGCGCCTTGAAGCGGAAAATGAAATGCTAAAAAAGCTCTTACAGATGTGA
- a CDS encoding IS3 family transposase yields the protein MEAVPSSKKFEVIKELLQKKYSLILLCKLAGVSRSGFYKWMNRQTFVSPKQREDEAMKLKIVECYEKLKGIYGYRRVKIWLKRSYAIHMNHKRVQRLMGELGIQAVIRRKRPYYGKKEAYVISENHLNREFNADLPNQKWVTDITYLIFKGQRLYLSAIKDLFNNEIVAYQISPKNDLKLVLDTVKKARRRRETQDVLLHSDQGFQYTSRQYSNLLKRYEIKASMSRKGNCWDNACMENFFSHFKTECFYLHSFHSSKQVRHAVQQYIHFYNHARFQAKLNNLSPYEYRTQAA from the coding sequence ATGGAGGCAGTACCGAGCAGCAAAAAATTCGAGGTGATTAAGGAGCTGCTGCAGAAGAAATATAGCCTCATCCTATTATGTAAGTTAGCTGGGGTATCTAGAAGTGGATTTTACAAATGGATGAACCGGCAAACATTTGTTTCACCAAAGCAACGCGAAGATGAAGCCATGAAACTTAAAATAGTCGAATGTTATGAGAAACTCAAAGGCATTTACGGATACCGCAGAGTGAAGATTTGGCTGAAGCGGAGCTATGCCATCCACATGAACCACAAGCGTGTGCAGCGGCTTATGGGTGAGCTGGGGATTCAGGCAGTCATTCGGAGGAAAAGACCTTACTACGGCAAGAAAGAGGCTTACGTCATCTCTGAGAATCACTTGAACAGAGAGTTTAACGCAGACCTGCCGAACCAAAAGTGGGTCACGGATATTACCTATCTGATCTTTAAGGGGCAAAGACTCTACCTCTCAGCGATTAAAGATCTCTTTAATAATGAAATTGTAGCGTACCAAATTAGCCCTAAGAACGATTTAAAGCTGGTGTTAGATACGGTCAAAAAGGCGAGGAGACGGCGGGAGACCCAAGACGTTCTATTGCACAGCGACCAGGGGTTTCAGTATACGTCCCGCCAATACAGCAACCTGCTTAAGCGATATGAGATAAAGGCCAGTATGTCCAGAAAAGGGAACTGCTGGGACAATGCCTGCATGGAGAACTTCTTCAGTCATTTTAAAACCGAATGCTTCTACCTCCACTCCTTTCACTCTTCCAAGCAGGTGAGGCATGCCGTTCAGCAATATATCCACTTTTACAACCATGCACGTTTCCAAGCGAAACTAAACAACCTGAGTCCCTATGAATACCGAACTCAGGCTGCTTAA
- a CDS encoding ABC transporter ATP-binding protein has protein sequence MNLNVDHLSVSFSTVNIVNDVSLKVRNKQFVGLIGPNGCGKSTLLKSIYKVIKPRQGDVFLSELNVMKSSPKVVAQKLGVVGQFNELSFDFTVREMVAMGRTPHKGMLETDNQEDQSIVSGALRRVNLEGHADRSYNSLSGGEKQRVILARVLAQQPEFMILDEPTNHLDIKFQLQILNIVKKLDIGILAALHDLTLAAEYCDYLYVMKDGQVAASGKPEDILTKELIGQVFDVSCETYRNPVTGGLGIAYLETRGTPERL, from the coding sequence ATGAACTTAAACGTTGATCACTTATCGGTTTCCTTCTCCACTGTAAATATTGTGAACGATGTATCCCTGAAAGTCCGCAACAAGCAGTTTGTCGGCCTGATCGGACCCAACGGCTGCGGCAAATCCACGCTCCTGAAGAGCATTTATAAAGTCATCAAACCGCGGCAGGGTGACGTCTTTCTCTCTGAACTCAATGTTATGAAATCAAGCCCCAAAGTCGTCGCGCAAAAGCTGGGTGTGGTCGGCCAGTTCAACGAACTGAGCTTCGACTTCACTGTACGGGAAATGGTAGCCATGGGCAGAACCCCGCACAAAGGAATGCTCGAGACTGACAATCAGGAGGATCAGAGCATCGTCTCCGGTGCGCTGCGCAGGGTTAATCTGGAAGGCCATGCAGACCGCAGCTATAATTCATTATCCGGCGGAGAGAAGCAGCGTGTCATTCTGGCCCGTGTCCTTGCCCAGCAGCCGGAATTCATGATTCTCGACGAACCGACCAACCACTTGGATATCAAATTCCAGCTGCAGATTCTTAATATCGTCAAAAAGCTGGATATCGGAATTCTCGCTGCACTCCATGACCTTACCCTCGCTGCGGAATATTGTGATTATCTATATGTTATGAAGGACGGGCAAGTTGCTGCCAGCGGCAAGCCTGAAGATATTCTAACCAAGGAGCTGATCGGACAGGTATTCGATGTGTCCTGTGAGACTTACCGCAACCCCGTAACCGGCGGACTTGGCATTGCCTATCTGGAGACTAGGGGAACCCCCGAACGATTATGA
- a CDS encoding FecCD family ABC transporter permease — protein sequence MTVIIALFIITILSAGAAVSFGQVDIPVSQSYRILLHHITGIQIGDVQDLTSGSFVDIIWKIRFPRVLMAMFIGAGLTLCGTIMQAAVQNPLADPYILGISSGGSLGATFAILIGFGSMGLLGQTGVAFWAFAGAVGASLLVLLLANAGGKMTSVKLVLAGMVINALCTAFANFIVYFANNAEGIKTVTFWTMGSLAASSWDKLPLIAIAIVLAVFFFLLQFRVLNAMLLGDEAAVTLGISLGAYRKTYMIITALITGIMVASCGMIGFVGLIIPHLVRGLVGSDHRRLLPASILFGAIFLIWTDVIARTIVPNVELPIGIITALIGAPMFMYMLVKKGYAFGGKS from the coding sequence ATGACAGTGATTATTGCTCTATTCATAATTACTATTCTGTCGGCTGGCGCAGCTGTATCCTTTGGACAGGTGGATATTCCCGTCTCACAATCCTACCGGATTCTGCTCCACCACATTACAGGCATTCAAATTGGAGATGTTCAGGATCTGACCTCCGGCTCCTTTGTCGATATCATCTGGAAAATCCGTTTTCCCCGTGTATTGATGGCAATGTTCATCGGTGCCGGCCTTACGCTGTGCGGTACCATTATGCAGGCTGCTGTACAGAATCCGCTGGCTGATCCATACATACTAGGTATTTCCTCAGGAGGTTCGCTCGGTGCTACGTTCGCCATCCTGATTGGCTTCGGGTCCATGGGGCTGCTGGGCCAGACGGGTGTTGCCTTCTGGGCCTTCGCCGGTGCAGTCGGTGCTTCACTGCTCGTATTGCTGCTGGCAAATGCCGGAGGCAAAATGACCTCGGTCAAGCTCGTGCTTGCCGGGATGGTCATAAACGCATTATGTACCGCCTTTGCCAATTTCATTGTTTATTTTGCCAACAACGCAGAGGGCATTAAGACTGTTACCTTCTGGACCATGGGTAGCCTGGCCGCCTCCAGCTGGGATAAGCTGCCGCTGATTGCGATAGCTATCGTGCTTGCCGTCTTCTTTTTCCTGCTGCAATTCCGCGTCCTGAACGCAATGCTGCTTGGCGATGAAGCTGCGGTTACACTGGGGATTTCACTCGGCGCCTACCGCAAAACCTATATGATCATTACTGCGCTGATTACCGGCATCATGGTGGCAAGCTGCGGAATGATTGGATTCGTAGGTCTGATCATCCCCCATCTGGTTAGAGGGCTGGTCGGCTCTGACCACCGGAGACTGCTGCCGGCATCCATCCTGTTTGGTGCCATCTTCCTGATCTGGACGGATGTTATCGCCCGGACCATTGTCCCGAATGTCGAGCTCCCGATCGGGATCATTACCGCCTTGATTGGAGCCCCTATGTTCATGTACATGCTGGTCAAAAAAGGCTATGCGTTTGGAGGTAAGTCCTAA
- a CDS encoding ABC transporter substrate-binding protein — translation MRNVFKRYAPLMAVLLMAVMIAACSSNTKNENAAASTAAPTNSSNTAAEETAAPSTKTVYPLTIENFTNSGEGTEWKAKSQTFDKAPEKVVANTQGAAELLIKLGLTDKMVGVAALYGAGDPAVQEEFKKIPVISKEYASKELVVGASPDLVLGRSDLYADADWGVGTVEGLNELGIKTFVQNTSVKGATLDSLYKDIEQLGQIFDVQENAAAYIGELKQRAQTLKDNSAASGEKTFAYVSDGGNGAIAIYSGNVDTFAGDVLGLLGLRNSFGTVTGEISKEQLIATNPDVLLLSVYTGGVDPEKTLKAFYADPSLQSLNAIKNKTIYPIDFNQFWGYSYSIFDGAEKLASELLAK, via the coding sequence ATGAGAAATGTATTCAAAAGATACGCACCGCTCATGGCAGTTTTACTGATGGCGGTAATGATTGCCGCATGTTCATCGAACACGAAGAATGAGAATGCGGCAGCGAGTACAGCTGCACCAACTAATAGCAGTAACACCGCCGCAGAAGAGACTGCTGCTCCAAGCACGAAGACCGTCTACCCGCTCACAATCGAGAACTTCACCAATAGTGGTGAAGGAACAGAATGGAAGGCTAAATCCCAGACTTTTGACAAGGCGCCTGAAAAGGTAGTGGCCAATACTCAAGGAGCTGCCGAGCTGCTAATTAAACTGGGACTTACCGACAAAATGGTAGGCGTTGCCGCGCTTTACGGTGCGGGAGATCCGGCTGTCCAGGAAGAGTTCAAGAAGATTCCTGTCATCTCCAAAGAGTATGCCAGTAAGGAGCTCGTTGTCGGAGCAAGTCCTGATCTGGTTCTGGGACGCAGTGACCTGTACGCGGATGCGGATTGGGGCGTAGGGACAGTTGAGGGCTTAAACGAGCTGGGGATCAAGACGTTCGTGCAGAACACCAGCGTTAAGGGAGCTACGCTCGACAGCCTGTACAAGGATATCGAACAGCTGGGTCAAATCTTTGATGTCCAGGAGAACGCAGCTGCTTATATCGGGGAATTGAAACAGCGTGCCCAGACGTTAAAAGACAATTCAGCAGCAAGTGGAGAGAAAACCTTTGCTTATGTTTCCGACGGCGGAAATGGGGCAATAGCGATCTATAGCGGGAATGTTGATACATTTGCAGGCGATGTACTGGGATTGCTTGGACTCAGAAACAGCTTTGGTACCGTTACGGGAGAAATCAGCAAGGAACAGCTGATTGCTACCAACCCGGATGTCCTGCTGCTCTCGGTTTATACCGGGGGGGTTGATCCGGAAAAGACGCTGAAGGCCTTCTATGCGGATCCGTCACTGCAAAGTCTGAATGCCATCAAAAACAAAACGATTTATCCGATCGACTTCAACCAGTTCTGGGGATACAGCTATTCCATATTTGACGGGGCTGAGAAGCTTGCATCTGAACTGCTTGCTAAGTAA
- a CDS encoding LLM class flavin-dependent oxidoreductase, which translates to MELGISTFVETTPDVNTGRTMSHAERLREVVEEIVLADQVGLDVYGVGEHHRPDFAASSPAVVMAAAAALTSRIRLTSAVMILSSADPVRVFQDFATLDGLSNGRAEIMVGRGSFTESFPLFGCDLNDYETLFEEKLELLMKLQASERVTWEGQHRPAIHNLGIYPRPVQQPLPVWIASAGSPESAVRAGALGLPFALAMIGPVRPLQFASQVQLYKKAAAEAGYDSMKLPVAAHAHGFIAESTPKAIEQFFPSTYARTNVRAVEKGLPPYTRADYDAAASFEGALYVGDPETVADKIIHLRKHVGVTRFLLHVPHGTMDHAHVMEAIRLLGTEVAPRVREEIMRWENSR; encoded by the coding sequence GTGGAACTGGGAATAAGTACGTTTGTTGAAACAACGCCGGATGTGAACACGGGTAGGACGATGAGTCACGCGGAACGGCTCCGTGAAGTAGTGGAGGAGATCGTTCTTGCAGATCAGGTTGGCCTGGATGTATACGGTGTGGGCGAGCATCACCGGCCGGATTTTGCCGCATCCTCTCCTGCGGTTGTGATGGCTGCGGCGGCAGCTCTGACTAGCCGGATACGCCTAACCAGTGCTGTAATGATTCTATCATCCGCTGATCCGGTCCGTGTCTTTCAGGACTTTGCCACGCTGGACGGTCTATCCAATGGACGGGCAGAGATTATGGTCGGCCGCGGTTCATTTACGGAGTCCTTTCCGTTATTCGGCTGCGATCTGAACGACTATGAAACCTTATTCGAAGAGAAGCTGGAACTCTTGATGAAGCTCCAGGCATCGGAGCGCGTAACCTGGGAAGGCCAGCACAGACCAGCTATACATAATCTGGGGATTTATCCTCGTCCGGTACAGCAGCCTCTGCCAGTATGGATTGCCAGTGCAGGGAGTCCCGAGTCAGCGGTACGGGCAGGGGCACTTGGTCTGCCTTTCGCGCTGGCGATGATCGGACCTGTACGTCCTTTGCAATTTGCTTCGCAAGTACAGCTCTATAAAAAAGCAGCAGCTGAGGCGGGCTATGACAGCATGAAACTGCCGGTTGCGGCGCACGCTCATGGATTTATCGCGGAGAGTACACCGAAGGCTATTGAACAGTTTTTCCCTTCGACGTATGCCAGAACCAATGTTAGAGCGGTTGAGAAGGGGCTCCCCCCTTACACACGTGCAGATTATGACGCGGCAGCCAGCTTTGAAGGAGCCTTATATGTTGGCGACCCGGAGACTGTGGCGGACAAAATCATTCATTTGCGCAAGCATGTAGGAGTTACGAGATTCCTTCTGCATGTGCCGCATGGCACGATGGATCACGCTCATGTCATGGAGGCCATCCGGCTTCTCGGAACTGAAGTGGCACCCCGGGTGCGGGAGGAGATCATGCGCTGGGAGAATAGCCGATAA
- a CDS encoding CDP-alcohol phosphatidyltransferase family protein encodes MCGNAGIKIWLVPGGLKIKHIPNILTAMRMIGSMILLFLEPFSALFCISYLLCGASDALDGYIARKAMVTSSFGASLDSVADAIFIGAILYVFLPVLQFPWWIICWISAIALVRISSLITGWFKYRTLAFIHTYANKATGLVLFFFPFLYNLFGLTITASLLCGLASFSAIEEQLINLTSKELSRDSGGFNWKK; translated from the coding sequence GTGTGCGGTAATGCTGGAATAAAAATCTGGTTGGTGCCTGGAGGGCTGAAAATAAAACATATCCCTAATATTCTCACCGCCATGCGGATGATCGGCTCCATGATTCTGCTGTTTCTAGAACCGTTTTCTGCCCTGTTTTGTATCTCCTATCTCCTATGCGGGGCAAGCGATGCTCTGGATGGATATATTGCACGAAAAGCGATGGTCACCAGTTCATTCGGGGCGAGTCTCGACAGTGTGGCCGATGCTATTTTCATAGGTGCTATACTGTATGTTTTCCTGCCGGTTCTTCAGTTTCCCTGGTGGATTATATGCTGGATCAGCGCTATTGCCCTGGTACGCATCAGCTCTTTGATTACTGGGTGGTTTAAATACCGTACTCTGGCTTTCATACATACATATGCCAACAAGGCAACCGGGCTGGTGCTGTTCTTCTTCCCGTTTCTGTATAATCTGTTTGGGCTAACTATCACCGCAAGCTTGCTTTGCGGATTAGCCAGCTTTTCAGCCATTGAAGAACAGTTGATAAATCTAACATCGAAAGAGCTCTCAAGGGATAGCGGAGGGTTTAACTGGAAGAAGTAA